GTTCATGACATCGAAGGTTTTGATCTGCGAACTGGCGGGCGGGCAAAAGACGTTTCTGGCCACCATGTCCTGAAACTTCTGCACCGAGTCGACACACAGCTTCTGGAACTCATGCAGGTCGTCTAGCCGCGTGTAGCACTGCGTGCACAAGCTCTTGGGAAAGCCATCCGACTGCTCCACCGCCAACGAAGTGCAGAAACATAGCTTCTTGGCCAGTCCGGGGATCAGGAACAGGTCGAAGGATCCCGCTCCGCCGCCATCCTCCGGCAGGCGATTCAGGCAGATGCGGCACACCGCGTGCACCGGGTACTGGGCGGCCTTCTCCTCCATGTTGCCTGCTCCAGAGGGAATCTATTGGCCGAAATCACGGATTAAAAACCGAGAAAAACTTTACGCgtcagaaaaacaaaacaaataccaaaaaatactcGCCAGTGCTGCGAAATTTTGGCAACTAAAAGtagccaaaaattaaaaatggcaggaaaatatagtttataaaataaaaattacatttatgaaacaattaaaacttaCAAGTATAAGCTGCTTAAATATAACgcgttgtttttgcttttataaaGTAAGTAGCCTACATAAAAGATTATCGATTTTTAAGAAACTGTAATACAAAAAACCCCTTTTGGCTTGAAAAGAGCCAAGTGGACTGAAATACCGCTCGTAacgacattttttatttaccaacactgaaatttaaaattcaaatttttatacttattgctgtttattttattaaaattaaatcattaaaatcattaataAGGGAATACAATTAGTAGAGTACAAACTTAAGCAGCTGAGAGGGGGGCTAAATACAAAACAGTAAAAACATGTCTGCGAAGTGATGAAAACTAGTTGGTAAATCTTAGAGACCTATAACTCATATGTCCTTCATAGAAACACATAATGAAAGGGATCGGAACGGATGCGGAATCGGGTTAGGTTGCAACTACTTCCGGTCTATCGTGCCACTCAAACATGGTCCAGCTTCAGGGCATCCACCGAAGTGCCTTCCGCCTCCGCCTTCTGTGCATAAAAGCCGTCGTAGGTGTTTGTCTGCTTCTGGAGCTTGTTGAGCTGCTCGTAGGCCGCCTCCTGGATCTTCCGCAGTTCCGCCTCCGCCTTGCGCTTGGCCTCGTTCTCCTCGATCTGGTAGGCCAGCAGCTCGGCGGTGGCCGCAGCCCGTTCCGCTGCCGGATCCTGGTACTGCTCGAAGTTCTTCGGCTGCTGCCGCTTCACCGTGGTGCTGGTCTCGGCCTTGGGACCCGCTGGGTCCTTGGGCTTGCCCGGCGGACGCGGCGGCTTGTCGTGCACCTTCATGTGCGTCTTGAGCACCTGCTCCTGGCGGAAGTGCTTGCCGCACACCTTGCACTCGTACGGCTTTTCGCCGGTGTGAATGTACTCGTGGTGGCGCAGATACTGCTTCTTGGCGAACCTCTTGGGGCAGAAGCGGCAGCAGAAGTCCTTCACCTTCTGGTGCACCACCTTGTAGTGGAGCTTCATGTTGCTGACGTGGTTGAAGCCCTTGCCGCAGTCCGGGCAGATGTGTTGGCCCTCCTTCTTGGTGAAGTTTACCTGCGGCGACCACGAGGGTAGGTTTACCGATGGAATCGGGTTGGCCACCGTTCCTGCCAGCTGGGCGATGTCCACCCGCTCGACGCGGCCTCGCAGATGCGGACTGGGCTTGGCAATCGTAGAGGAGCCACTGGCTCCGTCGGGATTGGCCCCCTGCGTCTTAGGCAGGTCGCGTTTCTCGTGCGTCTTCAAATGCTTGGTGAGGCCCTTCTCGAAGAGGAACACCTTTCCGCAGATCTTGCACTCGCAGCACTTCTCCCCGGTGTGACTCCGCTCATGGATCTTGCAGGCGTGCGACTTGCCAAAGGTCTTTCCGCAGTACTGGCAGGCGAAGTCCTTGCGCTTCTCGTGCACCACCTTTACGTGGTTGGCCAGAGCCTGTTTGTTGTGGGAGGCGTGGTCGCACTGCCGGCACTCGTACTTCTTCTCCTTGGTGTGGGTCAGGATGTGCTTGTTCCACTCCTGCCGCGTCGTCTTGCCCACTCCGCAGTACGGGCACACGTGGTTCTTGATGCCCGCGTGCCGCAGGAGATGGTCGCGCAGCACACTGTTGATCGGGAAACGCTTGCCGCAGATCTCGCAGGCGAAGGGTAGCTCCTCGCCGGTGTGCTTGTACATGTGCTTCTTGAGGGCGGTGGGGCAGCGGAACACCTTCTCGCACTCCGTGCAGGGGAAGTCCCTCTGCGGGGTGTCCACCTTGTGCACCCGCTTCATGTGGAAACTGAGCAGCACGGGGCGGGCGAAGGACTTGTTGCACCCCTCGTAGGTGCACGGATGCATGGCCGATGTTTCCGTGTGGGCGTGCTCCACATGAACTCGCAGTCCGTTGGCGGTGGTGAAGCCTGCAATGAAGAATAAACACGTTAATACGTTTCCCGAGGGTTTTAAATCTAGATTACCTTTCCGGCAGCTCTCAACGGTGCACTGAAACGGCAGCAGATCATTGTGATGCTTCATGTGCTCCTCGTAGCGGATAGCCTTCTTGAACTTCTGGTGGCAGATGTGGCAATCAATCAGCCGGTGGCGATCCCGCTCATTGGCGGGAATCCTCTTGCGCTTGGCCTTCTCCTTGACGTTGCCGTCGGAGTCCTCCGAGGAGCTGGACTCTTCGGACTCCTCATCCGCCTGCCGGTTGGCGGCTGCCTTCGACTTCGCCTTGGCTTTGGGACCACGGGCAGCCCCGCGACGGCTGCGCTGGGCCAGCGGAATGTCGTCGTCGCTGCTGTTCAGCTGAAAGTCCGCGTCCAGGTCGTTATCGTTGCCGCTCTCGAAGGAGTCGTCCTGCGATTCGTCGGCGAACGGCTGTTCCAGCTGATCCATCTCCACCTCCTCGACCTCCTTCTCGACGGTCTCGAGCATCTTAAAGACATCCTCCTCGTTCTCGATGATCTCGATCTTGGAGTTGAGCAGCGGATCAAAGTGCACGttgtcctcctcctcgccggGCATGTCCGCCACGGGGGCACCGGTGTCCAGGACATCGAAGCTGGTTTGGCAGGCGAATGCGTTGCTGGCCACCAGGTCCTGGAACTTCTGCACGGAGTCGACGCACTGCTTCTGAAAGTCGTGCAGCTCGTTCAGCTTGGAGAAGCAGAGGGTGCACAGGTTCTTGGGGAAGCCGTCCGCCTGCTCCACGGACAAGGAGGTGCACACGCACAGCTTTTTGGCCAGGCCGGGCACCCGGAACAGATCGTAGGCCGCCGCGTCGTCCAGCGTGGACAGGCAGGTGCGGCACACCGTGTGGATGGAGTACTGGCTCCCCTCGTTCATGTTGGACGCTCAATTCGACGCTGGGCGATCCCGAAATCCCAAAATCCCGAAAACTGCAGCAATCCGAAATGTTCTCCGCCGAGAAAAAAATCCAATACAACACACATTTGTGTGTACTCgcctgtgcgtgtgtgtgcgtctgTGTGCACGCTCGTCAGCAACTCGGTTATCGATTGCCCGCCAGTAGCGAGTGGTCTCGCTGCCAAACTGCGCAGCTCTAGCACTCGCCCACCCACACTCCagcgttttgttttgtttttctcacGCACACATGGGCGCAGAGGAGGGGTGTACAGGAGGGGTCGCAATAATagcaaattattttgttttcctctttGTGGTTAACTTTGGACGTTTAATTTGAGCAGTTACATATTCatagataaaaaattatagtatagctgtataaaataaataaatactaaaatataaaaatatatttatacaaattttaaagttttaggATCTTTTTT
This window of the Drosophila biarmipes strain raj3 chromosome 3L, RU_DBia_V1.1, whole genome shotgun sequence genome carries:
- the LOC108028366 gene encoding zinc finger protein 26; this encodes MNEGSQYSIHTVCRTCLSTLDDAAAYDLFRVPGLAKKLCVCTSLSVEQADGFPKNLCTLCFSKLNELHDFQKQCVDSVQKFQDLVASNAFACQTSFDVLDTGAPVADMPGEEEDNVHFDPLLNSKIEIIENEEDVFKMLETVEKEVEEVEMDQLEQPFADESQDDSFESGNDNDLDADFQLNSSDDDIPLAQRSRRGAARGPKAKAKSKAAANRQADEESEESSSSEDSDGNVKEKAKRKRIPANERDRHRLIDCHICHQKFKKAIRYEEHMKHHNDLLPFQCTVESCRKGFTTANGLRVHVEHAHTETSAMHPCTYEGCNKSFARPVLLSFHMKRVHKVDTPQRDFPCTECEKVFRCPTALKKHMYKHTGEELPFACEICGKRFPINSVLRDHLLRHAGIKNHVCPYCGVGKTTRQEWNKHILTHTKEKKYECRQCDHASHNKQALANHVKVVHEKRKDFACQYCGKTFGKSHACKIHERSHTGEKCCECKICGKVFLFEKGLTKHLKTHEKRDLPKTQGANPDGASGSSTIAKPSPHLRGRVERVDIAQLAGTVANPIPSVNLPSWSPQVNFTKKEGQHICPDCGKGFNHVSNMKLHYKVVHQKVKDFCCRFCPKRFAKKQYLRHHEYIHTGEKPYECKVCGKHFRQEQVLKTHMKVHDKPPRPPGKPKDPAGPKAETSTTVKRQQPKNFEQYQDPAAERAAATAELLAYQIEENEAKRKAEAELRKIQEAAYEQLNKLQKQTNTYDGFYAQKAEAEGTSVDALKLDHV